The following coding sequences lie in one Megalodesulfovibrio gigas DSM 1382 = ATCC 19364 genomic window:
- a CDS encoding DEAD/DEAH box helicase — translation MPSAFEQLDRRLQRWIWRQGWPGLRPVQEEAVAAILPADADVLIAAATAGGKTEAAFLPVLSAVAGRGDHDGNPGGGPGIQVLALSPLKALINDQHRRLEELAEVVGMRCHRWHGDVPGARKSALLKHPEGILYITPESLEALFVRHGTGLRRLFGALAFVVVDELHAFIGSVRGKQLQSLLHRVERVAGRTIPRVALSATLGDMQLAATFLRPDGALPCRLLEAAGGERTLLLQLKGVEVRAPRLDNLSREEKAKARDEAENEAVTNIARHLYATLRGTHNMVFANAKRDVEALADALRMESLAARVPNEFFPHHGSLSKEFREDAEARLRDKQRPATAVCTNTLELGIDVGSVTGIVQMECPPSVAALRQRLGRSGRRQGEPSILRAFCREEAITSTSTLRDRLRGGLVQACAMLELLLQHWYEPPDLERLHLSTLVQQLLSAIAQHGGLTAMAAWKLLCAEGPFHQLTQGQFVSLLRALGEQEILAQAGDGALLPGAFGEKLINHYTFYAAFSTPEEYRLEHNGKTVGMLPVISVVRPNDFLIFAGRRWLVLDVDAERKVISLKRASSGRAPAFLGDGFIIHDRVVETIRLCYGMPEPPRYLDATGRHLFLQGQATFQDLGLVSQQVVVQPSGVTLFPWAGTLALQTLRMLLQDQGLKVEELRIALDVLAPPEAVREALAHLAAQTTVDPIALAAGVPLKAREKYDAFLGEALLNVEFASRALRIPKALALARTLADDTGWAKH, via the coding sequence ATGCCCTCCGCCTTTGAACAACTGGACCGGCGGCTGCAACGCTGGATCTGGCGGCAAGGCTGGCCGGGCCTGCGCCCCGTGCAGGAGGAGGCTGTGGCCGCCATCCTGCCGGCCGATGCCGATGTGCTTATCGCAGCCGCCACGGCTGGCGGCAAGACCGAGGCCGCCTTCCTGCCGGTGCTCAGCGCCGTGGCCGGTCGAGGCGATCACGACGGCAACCCAGGCGGCGGCCCTGGGATCCAGGTGCTGGCCTTGAGCCCCCTCAAGGCCCTGATCAACGACCAGCATCGCCGGCTGGAGGAGCTGGCCGAGGTGGTGGGGATGCGCTGCCATCGCTGGCACGGCGACGTCCCCGGCGCACGCAAATCGGCCCTGCTCAAGCACCCGGAAGGCATTCTCTACATCACTCCGGAATCCCTGGAAGCCTTGTTTGTCCGGCACGGCACGGGGCTGCGCCGGCTGTTCGGCGCGCTGGCCTTTGTTGTGGTGGACGAACTACACGCTTTTATCGGCTCCGTGCGCGGCAAGCAGCTGCAGTCCCTGCTGCACCGGGTGGAGCGCGTTGCCGGCCGGACCATCCCGCGGGTGGCACTCTCCGCCACCCTGGGTGATATGCAACTGGCCGCCACGTTCCTGCGCCCGGACGGCGCCCTGCCCTGTCGGCTTCTGGAAGCTGCAGGGGGCGAGCGCACCCTGCTCCTGCAGCTCAAAGGGGTGGAGGTTCGTGCACCCAGGCTCGACAATCTTTCCCGCGAGGAAAAGGCCAAGGCCAGGGATGAAGCGGAGAACGAAGCCGTGACCAACATCGCCCGGCACCTCTACGCCACGTTGCGCGGCACGCACAACATGGTCTTCGCCAATGCCAAGCGTGATGTGGAAGCCCTGGCCGACGCCCTGCGCATGGAAAGCCTCGCCGCTCGCGTTCCCAATGAGTTCTTTCCACATCACGGCAGTCTTTCCAAAGAATTTCGTGAGGATGCCGAAGCCCGCCTGCGGGACAAGCAACGGCCGGCCACGGCCGTCTGCACCAACACCCTGGAGCTGGGCATTGATGTGGGCAGCGTGACCGGTATCGTCCAGATGGAATGTCCCCCTTCGGTGGCCGCCCTGCGCCAGCGTCTGGGCCGCTCGGGACGCCGGCAGGGCGAGCCTTCCATCCTGCGGGCCTTCTGTCGGGAAGAGGCGATCACCTCCACCTCGACCTTGCGGGACCGCCTGCGTGGTGGGCTGGTGCAAGCCTGCGCCATGCTCGAACTGCTGCTGCAACACTGGTACGAGCCGCCAGACCTGGAGCGTCTGCATCTTTCCACCCTGGTTCAGCAGCTGCTCTCGGCCATCGCCCAGCACGGCGGCCTGACGGCCATGGCTGCCTGGAAGCTCCTGTGCGCCGAAGGGCCGTTCCACCAGCTCACGCAAGGGCAGTTCGTCTCCCTCTTGCGGGCCCTGGGCGAGCAGGAGATTCTCGCCCAGGCTGGCGACGGCGCGCTCCTGCCCGGTGCGTTTGGCGAAAAACTCATCAACCATTACACATTTTACGCCGCCTTTTCCACACCAGAGGAGTACCGCCTGGAACACAACGGCAAGACCGTGGGCATGCTACCCGTCATCTCGGTGGTGCGACCGAACGATTTTCTCATCTTTGCCGGCAGACGCTGGCTTGTGCTGGATGTGGATGCGGAGCGCAAGGTCATCTCCCTGAAACGGGCCAGTTCCGGCCGAGCCCCGGCATTTTTGGGCGATGGCTTCATCATCCACGATCGCGTGGTGGAGACCATACGCCTATGCTACGGCATGCCCGAGCCACCACGGTATCTGGACGCCACAGGCCGGCACCTGTTTTTGCAAGGGCAGGCAACCTTCCAGGATCTGGGCCTTGTATCGCAGCAAGTTGTCGTGCAACCCAGTGGTGTGACTCTTTTCCCCTGGGCTGGCACCCTTGCCCTGCAAACCTTGCGCATGCTGTTGCAGGATCAGGGACTCAAGGTGGAGGAACTGCGTATTGCCCTGGACGTCCTTGCTCCACCCGAGGCCGTGCGCGAAGCCCTGGCGCATCTCGCCGCGCAGACAACCGTCGATCCCATCGCCCTGGCCGCCGGCGTGCCTCTCAAAGCACGCGAAAAATACGACGCGTTTCTGGGAGAGGCCCTGCTCAATGTCGAATTCGCCTCCCGTGCCCTGCGCATCCCCAAGGCCCTGGCCCTGGCCCGCACCCTGGCGGATGACACGGGGTGGGCAAAGCATTAA